Proteins encoded in a region of the Benincasa hispida cultivar B227 chromosome 2, ASM972705v1, whole genome shotgun sequence genome:
- the LOC120072082 gene encoding uncharacterized protein LOC120072082, with product MPSYVKFLKDVLTKKRKISELGAVALTKECIALINNNIPKKQKDPGSFTIPCSIGRIDVGNSLCDLGASINLMPLSIFKKLGIGKAQPIFVMLQLADRSITYPEGNFEDVLVKVDKFIFSMDFIVLDYEVDQDVPIIFGHLFLAIEKVLIDLHEGELTMCVDNQEVKFNVLNALKFLDDAK from the coding sequence ATGCCAAGCTACGTAAAATTCCTGAAGGATGTCTTaacgaagaaaagaaaaatcagtgAATTGGGAGCAGTAGCATTAACAAAGGAGTGTATTGCGTTGATCAACAACAACATTCCTAAAAAGCAGAAGGATCCTGGCAGTTTTACCATTCCTTGTTCAATTGGAAGAATAGATGTAGGGAATTCGTTGTGTGATCTTGGAGCAAGTATTAACCTAATGCCCCTCTCAATCTTCAAGAAACTTGGAATTGGTAAAGCTCAACCTATTTTTGTAATGCTTCAACTTGCTGACAGGTCTATCACATACCCTGAAGGAAATTTCGAAGATGTCTTGGTAAAGGttgacaaatttatattttcgATGGACTTCATCGTCTTAGACTATGAGGTTGATCAGGATGTTCCAATAATCTTCGGACACCTATTCCTTGCTATCGAAAAAGTTTTGATAGACCTGCATGAGGGGGAATTGACCATGTGTGTAGACAATCAGGAAGTTAAATTCAATGTGTTGAACGCATTAAAATTCCTAGATGATGCAAAGTAA